From Vigna unguiculata cultivar IT97K-499-35 chromosome 5, ASM411807v1, whole genome shotgun sequence, the proteins below share one genomic window:
- the LOC114186226 gene encoding serine/arginine-rich splicing factor SR45, which produces MAKPGRGRRSPSGSVSASSSRSSSPSSSRSSGSHSRSRSRSPSRSRSFSSSSSSPSRSSRSRSPPPQRRRSPAAATAAAARRGRSPPPQSKRASPPPRKPSPVRESLVLHVEKLSRNVNEGHLKEIFSNFGEVVSVELAMDRTVNLPKGYGYVQFKTREDAEKALLYMDGAQIDGNVIKARFTLPPRQKVSPPPKASIAAPKRDTPRTDNAIADVDKDGPKRQRESPRRKPPSPRRRSPVPRRAGSPRRPDSPRRRADSPVRRRLDSPYRRGGDTPPRRRPVSPGRGRSPSPPRRLRSPARVSPRRMRGSPGRRRSPPPPPRRRSPPPRRARSPPRRSPIGRRRTRSPIRRSARSRSRSFSPRRGRPPVRRGRSSSYSDSPSPRKVSRRSKSRSPRRPLRGRGSSNSSSSSSPPPARKP; this is translated from the exons ATGGCGAAACCTGGGCGAGGTCGTCGCTCTCCCTCCGGTTCAGTCTCCGCCTCTTCCTCTCGCTCCTCATCCCCCTCCTCTTCTCGCTCCTCTGGCTCGCACTCTCGCTCCCGCTCCCGCTCTCCCTCTCGCTCCAGATCTTTCTCATCGTCGTCCTCCTCTCCCTCCCGCAGCTCCCGCAGCCGCAGCCCTCCGCCCCAGAGGCGCAGAAG TCCCGCTgcagcaacagcagcagcagctAGGCGTGGTCGGTCTCCTCCACCTCAGTCAAAGAGAGCTTCACCTCCCCCGAG GAAACCTTCTCCTGTACGAGAATCACTTGTTCTTCATGTGGAAAAGCTCAGCAGAAACGTCAATGAGGGTCATTTGAAGGAAATTTTCA GTAACTTTGGTGAGGTTGTAAGTGTGGAGTTGGCAATGGATCGAACT GTCAATCTTCCAAAGGGATATGGATATGTGCAGTTCAAGACGAGAGAGGATGCTGAAAAAGCATTACTATACATGGATGGT GCCCAAATAGATGGCAATGTCATCAAGGCAAGATTTACTTTACCTCCTAGACAGAAAGTTTCACCACCCCCAAAGGCTTCTATTGCTGCTCCAAAGAGAGACACCCCCAGGACTGATAATGCTATTGCAGATGTTGACAAGGATGGACCAAAGCGTCAGAGAGAAT CTCCTCGAAGAAAGCCTCCCTCGCCACGGAGGAGATCTCCTGTACCTCGAAGAGCTGGATCTCCAAGACGACCAGATTCTCCTCGCCGCCGTGCAGATTCTCCTGTTCGGCGCCGATTAGACTCTCCTTATCGTCGTGGAGGAGACACCCCTCCTAGGAGGCGGCCTGTGTCTCCTGGAAGAGGTCGTTCTCCATCTCCACCAAGACGCCTTAGATCCCCTGCAAG GGTCTCACCTAGAAGGATGCGTGGAAGCCCTGGGCGGCGACGctcacctcctcctcctcctcggCGCCG ATCACCACCACCTAGGCGAGCTCGTAGTCCTCCTAGAAGGTCTCCAATTGGTCGTAGACGCACTCGCTCTCCAATACGTAGGTCGGCACGTTCACGGTCAAGGTCTTTCTCACCTCGCAG AGGTAGGCCACCTGTAAGGCGTGGGAGGTCATCATCGTACTCAGATTCACCAAGTCCACGCAAG GTTTCCAGGAGATCAAAGAGTCGTAGCCCAAGAag GCCTTTGAGAGGAAGAGGCAGTAGCAATAGTAGCAGCAGCAGTTCACCACCGCCAGCTCGCAAACCATAG